The proteins below come from a single Pedobacter aquae genomic window:
- a CDS encoding ATP-binding protein has translation MNRNNIDSGKIGQVIEVNTERVIVEVSNELDNYNIIHNGTLHRVGQVGSFVKIINGLCCVYCVVESFSTYMQTGDIAINKKVINVSLLGYKNINGEFESGAKITPSIADSVFLIDEDDINIIFKSDVKFPVEVGKNYFSNSLPVYLNLNEFVLKHSLIVGSTGSGKSNTVAYLLNNITTKYKSSRIIIIDIHGEYMKYLGENAYEFSIYDPTKKLVLPYWMLDFDILCRLFGLGNSLTSSSIIDVFRDRILQMKKEFINGNDELKSKIKLADININSPIPFNIKTIWFEFYKRGYGTFNNTSREFGDFAYMKADNQDDLIGKAEELIKPVFKPYTSLNSAPFKSNESNYKNIADNIENLLRNEDFKFVFGDDEYIKGDKGIAELIESWIENDKQISVLNLSGIPYNILDVVIGVLSNLLFDTVYYTLKINAKKFEGRPLLICYEEAHRYLNSGTQNSFSQNAVERIMKEGRKFGLGAMIISQRPVEIPNTVISQVSTFIALRLTNSDDQSRVISFAPNNFSMFLKSLPSLGNGDAFVIGESMKIPMKVKIPLLETVKNINFAEKIGAWNQDRPDNLSYNDTVISWMQK, from the coding sequence ATGAATCGGAATAATATTGATAGTGGCAAAATTGGTCAGGTAATAGAAGTAAATACTGAACGGGTTATAGTTGAAGTTAGTAATGAACTTGATAATTATAATATAATTCATAATGGAACATTACATAGAGTTGGACAAGTTGGTAGTTTTGTGAAAATTATAAATGGTCTTTGCTGTGTTTATTGCGTTGTCGAATCTTTTTCAACGTATATGCAAACTGGTGATATTGCTATAAATAAGAAGGTAATTAATGTCTCTTTACTTGGGTATAAAAACATTAATGGAGAATTTGAAAGTGGTGCTAAGATTACACCAAGCATTGCAGATTCGGTTTTTTTAATCGATGAAGATGATATTAATATCATTTTCAAATCAGATGTGAAATTCCCAGTTGAAGTTGGTAAAAATTATTTTTCTAATAGTCTTCCTGTTTATTTGAATCTTAATGAATTTGTACTAAAGCACTCGCTTATAGTTGGAAGTACAGGAAGTGGTAAATCAAATACAGTTGCTTATCTACTTAATAATATAACCACAAAATATAAAAGTTCTAGGATTATAATTATTGATATTCATGGTGAATACATGAAATATCTCGGTGAAAATGCTTACGAATTTTCTATTTATGACCCAACAAAGAAATTAGTATTACCTTATTGGATGCTTGATTTCGATATCCTTTGTAGATTATTTGGATTAGGTAATAGTTTAACTTCTTCATCTATAATTGATGTATTTAGAGATAGAATTCTTCAAATGAAGAAGGAATTTATTAATGGGAATGATGAGCTTAAGAGCAAAATAAAACTTGCAGATATAAATATTAACTCTCCTATTCCTTTTAATATTAAAACTATCTGGTTCGAGTTTTATAAAAGAGGTTATGGTACTTTTAATAATACTTCGAGAGAATTCGGAGATTTTGCCTATATGAAAGCTGATAATCAGGATGATTTAATTGGAAAAGCAGAAGAATTAATTAAGCCTGTGTTTAAACCATACACCTCATTAAATAGTGCTCCTTTTAAATCTAATGAGTCTAATTATAAAAATATTGCAGATAACATTGAAAATTTATTACGTAATGAAGACTTTAAGTTTGTTTTTGGCGATGATGAATATATAAAAGGAGATAAAGGCATAGCAGAATTAATAGAATCTTGGATAGAAAATGACAAACAAATAAGTGTTTTAAATCTAAGCGGAATACCATATAATATACTAGATGTGGTTATAGGGGTACTTTCAAACCTATTATTTGATACAGTATATTATACTTTAAAAATTAATGCCAAAAAATTTGAAGGTAGACCATTATTAATTTGTTATGAAGAAGCACATCGTTATTTAAACTCTGGCACTCAAAACAGTTTTTCTCAAAATGCTGTGGAGAGAATAATGAAAGAAGGTAGAAAATTTGGATTAGGTGCAATGATAATATCACAAAGACCTGTTGAAATACCTAATACTGTAATATCTCAGGTTAGTACTTTTATAGCTTTACGTTTAACTAACAGTGACGACCAATCTAGAGTAATAAGCTTTGCCCCAAATAATTTTTCGATGTTTTTAAAATCTTTGCCGTCTTTAGGTAATGGTGATGCATTTGTAATTGGAGAGTCTATGAAAATACCGATGAAAGTTAAAATACCTTTATTAGAAACTGTTAAGAATATAAACTTTGCTGAAAAAATTGGAGCATGGAATCAAGATAGACCTGATAATTTAAGTTATAATGATACAGTTATAAGTTGGATGCAAAAATAA
- a CDS encoding SusC/RagA family TonB-linked outer membrane protein gives MRKILLTLFLISIIAIAYAQETLIGTVLAGKEPLAGANLRLLKSKRTATANEEGKFTFQQVALPDTLLITFMGFKAQVKPLYTLQNPLTINLEPLAGELKEVIVNTGYQKLAAGRATGSYSLIDSSLFNRQIGTDIFRRLEGITPSLLYDKRGGEGAVTRFSIRGLSTLTAGVSTQPLIILDNFPYEGDVAQINPNDVESITILKDAAAAAIWGTRAGNGVVVITTRNAKSKQPLSFSMVANTSVVEKPDLFRYPAMSSTDFLSVEKYLYDRGFYNTAITNVRNRPVLSPYVELLEDQRLGRVNQNQVATQLSIWEQTDIRNDFNKYFQQQGIRQQYSLNYAAGAGQLSYAGSVGFDKNRSNLVGDDDQRLSIRNRVSLKPHPKLQLQAGILYTRTQAQNNALGSLNSLRPNGGKSNYYPYARLADEEGNALALEQNYRKRYTDTTGRGLLQDWAYRPLDEIALANNRNRSYDMLLDVQADYQLFPTLKASIQYRFQNNSSQQNNNYSPETYFTRNLINRYSSISGNTITRRIPLGSIIDETNGQLLAHGLRGQLNFSKDWNVHQLELLAGAELRERENTATTNRLYGFDDLIFQSSPVDLVTAFPIYGLLAANSSIPNNNFQSSLLNRNVSYFFNASYHYTKRYSFSLSARRDASNIFGVNANQKGVPLGSVGAAWHIDQENFYNWSFMPRLNLRASYGYTGNVNNSSSALTTIRYEQLFLNINTFTGLPQATIVNPPNPDLRWETVGIFNIAADFETKDSRLRGNISYFHKQATDLIGLVAVDATTGGTGTRSLNSAALRNQGFELELQAQIMKQNDFQWQSNFLFSSSKNKVTKYLFEPTSPSFYVGNGSGITPIVGKPAYGIVSYRWAGLDPSNGDPQLQVNGAISKDYTAIPNQVKFEDLIFHGPSLPVYFGAFRQDFTYKQMSLSFNMSYKLGYFYRRTGLSYSSLYNQWAASPEYAMRWQQTGDEAFTQVPSIIYPANANRDNAYTQADIMVEPGDHIRLQDIRLAYQFKASKLRALHLKHLSVFMYANNIGLLWKASKFPFDPEYGDSFIPVRTISFGLKTDF, from the coding sequence ATGAGAAAAATTCTATTAACGCTATTCCTCATCAGTATCATCGCTATAGCCTATGCACAAGAAACCTTAATAGGTACAGTGCTAGCAGGTAAAGAGCCTTTAGCAGGGGCAAACCTCAGACTACTAAAGTCAAAGCGAACAGCTACGGCTAATGAAGAAGGTAAATTTACATTTCAACAGGTTGCCCTGCCAGATACTTTACTGATTACTTTTATGGGCTTTAAAGCACAAGTAAAGCCTTTATACACCTTACAAAATCCTTTAACTATCAATTTAGAACCTCTAGCAGGTGAGCTTAAAGAAGTCATCGTAAACACAGGTTACCAGAAATTAGCAGCAGGTAGGGCAACAGGCTCTTACAGCCTGATAGATAGCAGCTTGTTTAACCGTCAGATAGGTACCGATATCTTCCGTCGTTTAGAAGGCATCACACCTTCCTTGCTTTACGACAAGCGTGGTGGAGAAGGAGCAGTAACCCGTTTTAGCATCAGAGGTTTAAGTACCCTCACGGCAGGAGTAAGTACACAACCCTTAATCATCTTAGATAATTTCCCTTATGAAGGCGATGTAGCACAAATCAATCCCAATGATGTAGAAAGCATCACCATCCTAAAAGATGCGGCAGCAGCAGCCATTTGGGGTACAAGGGCAGGTAATGGCGTGGTTGTCATCACCACACGTAACGCAAAAAGCAAACAGCCCTTAAGTTTTAGTATGGTGGCTAATACCAGTGTGGTAGAAAAGCCAGATCTGTTTAGGTATCCTGCAATGTCATCCACAGATTTCCTAAGTGTAGAGAAATACCTGTATGATAGAGGCTTTTACAATACGGCTATTACCAATGTACGTAACCGCCCGGTGCTATCGCCTTATGTAGAATTACTGGAAGACCAAAGACTAGGACGAGTTAACCAGAACCAAGTAGCCACACAATTAAGTATTTGGGAGCAAACAGATATCAGAAATGATTTTAACAAGTATTTCCAACAGCAAGGCATCAGACAGCAGTATAGCCTGAATTATGCAGCAGGTGCTGGGCAATTGTCTTATGCGGGTAGCGTAGGCTTTGATAAAAACCGCTCTAATTTAGTTGGGGATGATGACCAGCGTTTAAGCATCAGAAACCGTGTAAGCTTAAAACCACACCCCAAACTACAGCTACAAGCAGGTATTTTATACACCCGTACACAGGCTCAGAACAATGCACTAGGAAGCTTAAATAGCTTAAGACCAAATGGTGGTAAAAGTAATTACTACCCTTATGCCCGTTTGGCAGATGAAGAAGGGAATGCGTTAGCCTTAGAACAAAATTACCGTAAAAGGTATACAGACACTACCGGAAGAGGACTCTTACAAGATTGGGCTTATCGGCCGCTGGATGAAATAGCTTTGGCTAATAATCGCAACCGAAGCTATGATATGCTATTGGATGTTCAGGCAGATTATCAATTGTTTCCTACTTTGAAGGCAAGTATACAATACCGCTTTCAGAACAATAGCAGCCAGCAAAATAACAACTACAGCCCCGAGACCTATTTTACCCGTAACCTCATCAACAGATATAGCAGCATCAGTGGTAATACCATAACAAGGCGTATACCATTAGGAAGCATCATAGACGAAACAAACGGACAATTACTCGCACATGGTTTAAGAGGTCAGCTCAATTTTAGCAAAGATTGGAATGTGCATCAATTAGAGCTACTTGCAGGAGCAGAACTCAGAGAGCGGGAAAACACAGCTACTACAAACCGGTTATATGGTTTTGATGATTTAATATTTCAAAGTAGCCCGGTAGATTTGGTAACAGCTTTTCCGATATACGGTTTACTTGCAGCCAATAGCAGTATACCAAATAATAATTTTCAAAGTTCCTTATTAAACAGAAATGTATCCTACTTTTTTAATGCCAGTTACCATTATACCAAAAGATATAGCTTCTCTTTAAGTGCCAGAAGAGATGCATCAAACATATTTGGTGTTAATGCAAATCAGAAAGGCGTTCCATTGGGTTCTGTTGGCGCAGCATGGCATATAGACCAAGAGAATTTTTATAACTGGAGCTTTATGCCACGTTTAAATCTGAGGGCAAGCTATGGTTATACAGGAAATGTAAACAATTCAAGTTCTGCTTTAACCACCATCAGGTACGAACAATTATTTCTCAATATCAACACCTTTACAGGTTTACCGCAAGCCACCATTGTCAATCCTCCCAATCCAGATTTAAGATGGGAAACTGTTGGGATATTTAATATCGCAGCAGATTTTGAAACAAAAGACAGCAGATTAAGAGGTAACATCAGCTATTTTCATAAACAAGCAACAGACCTTATTGGGCTTGTAGCGGTAGATGCTACTACAGGCGGTACAGGTACAAGAAGCTTAAATAGCGCAGCTTTAAGAAACCAAGGATTTGAGCTAGAGCTACAAGCGCAAATTATGAAGCAAAATGATTTTCAATGGCAAAGTAATTTCCTTTTTTCTTCATCCAAGAATAAGGTAACCAAATATTTGTTCGAGCCTACTTCTCCCTCTTTTTATGTAGGAAATGGCAGCGGGATAACGCCGATTGTTGGGAAGCCAGCTTATGGTATTGTTAGCTATCGCTGGGCAGGCTTAGACCCCAGTAATGGCGACCCACAGCTACAGGTAAATGGAGCTATTTCTAAAGATTATACCGCTATACCCAATCAGGTAAAATTTGAGGATTTAATATTTCATGGTCCTTCTTTACCCGTATATTTTGGAGCTTTCCGTCAGGATTTTACCTATAAGCAAATGAGCTTAAGTTTCAACATGAGTTATAAATTAGGTTATTTCTACCGCAGAACAGGTTTAAGCTATAGCAGTTTATATAATCAATGGGCTGCATCACCAGAATATGCAATGCGCTGGCAGCAAACAGGTGATGAAGCCTTTACACAAGTTCCATCCATCATTTATCCTGCTAATGCCAATAGAGATAATGCTTACACACAAGCGGATATCATGGTAGAACCCGGAGACCATATTAGGTTACAGGATATTCGCTTAGCTTATCAATTTAAGGCATCTAAATTAAGAGCCCTTCATCTTAAACACCTCAGTGTATTTATGTATGCTAATAATATTGGCCTTTTATGGAAAGCCAGTAAATTCCCATTTGACCCCGAGTATGGAGATAGCTTTATTCCGGTACGCACCATCTCCTTCGGCTTAAAAACAGATTTCTAA
- a CDS encoding PDDEXK nuclease domain-containing protein — protein MLINETIITDIKNIIAHSKDKAIKAVDHQRTLMYWHIGERIFEEEQKGKDRADYGTFLIKYLSEQLQPEFGSGFSIRQINLYRQFYRTFTNVHTLYAQLSWSQYKLLLSVNSQDKREFYIAETIKNNWTVRQLERQIHTSLYERLLLSNDKESVLAVAKKEKLPSDAKEIIKDPMFLEFLGLKKESAYYERDLESAIITHLQEFLLELGNGFSFVARQKRIHIEGDEFFVDLVFYNRILQCFVIIEIKTHKLTHQDIGQLQMYVNYYDRTEKLPHENSTIGILFCADKNDAVVKFTLPENQKQIIASQYELYLPTEQQLMAELNKELENFEERDKPKKEIQ, from the coding sequence ATGCTGATTAACGAAACCATCATTACAGACATTAAAAACATTATAGCCCATTCAAAAGACAAGGCTATAAAAGCTGTTGATCACCAAAGAACTTTAATGTATTGGCATATAGGGGAACGTATATTTGAAGAAGAACAAAAAGGAAAAGACCGGGCAGATTATGGGACTTTTCTTATTAAATACCTTTCAGAACAGCTACAACCAGAATTTGGTAGTGGTTTTTCAATCAGACAAATTAATCTTTACAGACAATTTTATCGCACTTTTACAAATGTGCATACACTGTATGCGCAATTAAGTTGGAGCCAGTATAAACTATTACTAAGTGTTAATAGTCAAGATAAGAGAGAATTTTATATCGCCGAAACAATAAAGAACAACTGGACCGTAAGACAATTAGAAAGGCAAATTCACACCAGCTTATACGAACGCTTGCTGTTGAGTAATGATAAAGAAAGTGTACTCGCAGTAGCCAAAAAAGAAAAATTACCTTCCGATGCTAAAGAAATCATCAAAGATCCCATGTTTCTGGAATTTCTTGGACTTAAAAAAGAATCAGCTTATTACGAGCGTGATTTAGAATCAGCAATTATCACACATCTTCAGGAATTTCTATTAGAGCTAGGGAATGGTTTTTCATTTGTTGCAAGGCAAAAAAGAATACATATAGAAGGTGATGAGTTTTTTGTAGACCTAGTATTTTATAATCGCATTTTGCAGTGCTTTGTTATTATTGAAATAAAAACGCATAAGCTTACCCATCAAGATATTGGACAACTACAGATGTATGTCAATTATTACGACAGAACAGAAAAGTTACCACATGAAAACTCCACCATTGGCATTTTATTCTGCGCTGATAAAAATGATGCAGTAGTAAAATTTACACTCCCAGAAAATCAGAAGCAAATTATTGCCAGCCAGTATGAGTTATACCTGCCTACTGAGCAACAGTTAATGGCAGAACTAAATAAAGAATTAGAAAACTTTGAAGAAAGAGATAAGCCTAAAAAAGAGATACAATAA
- a CDS encoding SIR2 family protein, whose amino-acid sequence MENLKEILATPKQIGLLLGAGVSKACGLPNIYDLTIKAKELIKNEHFLGLLEDIDTVEDILNKTQQLRVLLKSGKEINSLKESDIHDIEKNIKQVIFDELSIEINTENFYKLIVWLNFINRDYEKEIFTLNYDLLVEEALEKATLPYFSGFVGNVKPFFITDSVEDFQGIYVKQSFVKLWKLHGSLNFAKDKDDKIYIDNNIGESSENLLIYPSMDKYLSSRKAPYISYLDRFRKYLIDREKIVFVLGYSFCDDHINEVIINGLSNNYRLSVIAFAYDETTFNKGKELLGSHPNFSIYTDKKKYTNRKESEFDNETNIGDFNNFISIIDEISFSKTNQE is encoded by the coding sequence ATGGAAAATTTAAAAGAAATTCTCGCAACACCGAAACAAATAGGTCTTTTACTAGGTGCGGGTGTATCCAAAGCTTGTGGTTTACCAAATATTTATGATTTAACTATAAAAGCAAAGGAGTTAATAAAAAATGAACACTTTTTAGGCTTATTAGAAGATATTGATACAGTTGAAGATATATTAAATAAAACACAACAATTAAGAGTATTACTAAAATCAGGTAAAGAAATCAATAGTTTAAAAGAAAGTGATATACATGATATTGAGAAAAATATAAAGCAAGTTATTTTTGACGAATTATCCATTGAAATTAATACTGAAAACTTTTACAAATTAATTGTTTGGTTAAATTTTATTAATAGAGATTACGAAAAAGAAATCTTTACACTTAACTATGATTTATTGGTTGAAGAAGCTTTAGAAAAGGCCACTTTACCTTATTTCAGTGGTTTTGTTGGTAACGTAAAACCTTTTTTTATTACAGATTCAGTTGAAGATTTTCAAGGGATTTATGTTAAGCAAAGTTTTGTTAAACTATGGAAATTACATGGTTCATTAAACTTCGCAAAAGATAAAGATGATAAAATTTATATTGACAATAATATAGGTGAATCTTCTGAAAATCTTTTGATTTATCCTTCCATGGATAAATATCTATCTTCTAGAAAAGCTCCATATATCTCCTATTTAGATAGATTTCGTAAATATCTTATTGATAGAGAAAAAATTGTTTTTGTTCTAGGTTACTCATTTTGTGATGATCATATCAATGAAGTTATTATTAATGGGCTGAGTAATAATTACAGATTATCTGTAATTGCGTTCGCATATGATGAAACTACTTTTAATAAAGGAAAAGAATTATTAGGATCTCATCCTAACTTTTCTATTTATACAGATAAGAAAAAATATACTAACAGAAAGGAAAGTGAATTCGACAACGAAACAAACATTGGAGATTTTAATAATTTCATTTCAATTATAGATGAAATTTCATTTTCAAAAACTAATCAGGAATAG
- a CDS encoding TlpA family protein disulfide reductase gives MNDKHRIGYILPFFRRHNTIKLLVLLLVVVVFSKKAKAQQALQVGDSIPKTLWDLKLQTFNHPQGKSNISLQDYKSKLIILDFWSTWCGACVQAIPELKQLQKQFSDRLLILPITADSPEQLNKAKAKNAKLAALDLFTVLDKQQLKAYFPHQLVPHLVWISPEGRYLGATLLEYANAHTIHQILSGRSVQWYQKKDEDAFNPKQLSLHQYLKIDSSQYVLPFIDGQSASSGMVLEADSTLRYYIINASMAQLYAIATQMQGIPYEEKRRKIKLQDTLRYQYHQAAGYQQEWLRKYGISYERRLPKGTSIATRNALLLADLNRHFRLKGEIVAQETPVWLLKQSSTTTAATLKEGLSLASWIAALNKNPAFPWVLNETTLSAKTFLPRPEGQQSLAALQVLLQPLGLYLEPATRTLPTFILEENHHQNHLNTLSKP, from the coding sequence ATGAACGATAAACATCGTATAGGATACATACTGCCTTTTTTTAGGAGGCATAATACCATCAAACTGCTTGTATTACTGCTAGTTGTGGTGGTATTTAGTAAAAAAGCCAAAGCACAACAAGCTTTACAGGTAGGAGACAGCATCCCTAAAACCTTATGGGATTTAAAGCTGCAAACCTTTAATCACCCGCAAGGGAAAAGCAACATCAGCCTGCAAGACTATAAAAGCAAACTCATCATCTTAGATTTTTGGAGTACCTGGTGTGGGGCCTGTGTGCAGGCTATACCAGAGCTTAAGCAGCTGCAAAAACAATTTTCAGATCGTTTACTCATCCTTCCCATAACAGCAGATAGTCCAGAACAGCTCAATAAGGCTAAGGCAAAAAATGCCAAATTAGCTGCTTTAGATTTATTTACCGTATTAGATAAACAGCAGCTAAAAGCTTATTTTCCTCACCAGTTAGTGCCTCATTTGGTATGGATAAGTCCAGAAGGTAGATATTTAGGTGCTACCTTGTTAGAATATGCCAATGCCCATACCATTCATCAAATCCTTTCAGGTAGGTCAGTTCAATGGTATCAGAAAAAAGATGAAGATGCCTTTAATCCCAAACAACTATCGCTACATCAATACTTAAAAATAGATAGTAGCCAATATGTTTTACCATTTATAGATGGGCAAAGTGCCAGTAGCGGGATGGTTTTGGAGGCAGATTCTACGCTACGTTACTATATCATCAATGCCTCTATGGCTCAACTTTATGCCATAGCTACCCAAATGCAGGGTATACCTTATGAGGAGAAAAGAAGAAAAATAAAACTTCAAGACACCCTTCGTTACCAGTATCATCAGGCAGCAGGCTATCAGCAAGAGTGGTTGCGTAAGTATGGCATATCTTACGAGCGTAGGCTTCCCAAAGGAACAAGTATAGCCACCAGAAATGCTTTACTACTGGCAGATTTAAATAGGCATTTCAGACTTAAAGGAGAGATAGTAGCGCAAGAAACACCAGTTTGGCTATTAAAACAAAGCAGTACTACAACAGCTGCAACACTTAAAGAAGGCTTGTCTTTAGCCTCATGGATAGCAGCGTTAAATAAAAACCCTGCATTCCCTTGGGTGCTTAATGAAACCACTTTGTCAGCTAAGACTTTTTTACCTAGGCCAGAGGGGCAACAAAGTTTAGCAGCTTTACAAGTCCTCTTACAGCCTCTAGGTCTTTATCTGGAGCCAGCCACTAGAACGCTACCTACTTTCATCTTAGAAGAAAATCATCATCAAAACCACCTAAACACACTATCCAAACCATGA
- a CDS encoding RNA-binding domain-containing protein: MPLHINIKELIAGNTVEGDRIEYKKGWNPGAIYRSICAFANDVDDIGGGYIIIGIEEKNGRPLRPVHGIEDNQIDTIQKDMIGFNNLINPTYYPKISIEEIDGKKIIVIWALSGTSRPYEVPEEIKAKEKKYAYYIRSGSSTVKANKQQREELIAMANKIPFDDRANTTADVKDISFTLLKEHLRLTNSKLFDWVDTHSKEDILSQMALLSGPPEFLHPKNVALMLFTERPDEYFPETRVEIVHFPKGADHPEFFEAPSITGPVPQLIRQTLLYLKINVLREKITKIPGQAEAVRTWNYPYEALEEVIANALYHRDYQTREPVEIRIYPNQIIILNYGGPDRSIKMSAFNTGLILPRRYRNRRLGDFLKELELTEGKATGIPTIKRAMINNGSSAPLFDTDEDRSYFMVALHIHPDFSINLFEKDITDGDNGMAKRTIEGAIEGAIEGAIEGAANSRVKNKLVILLKTIFENEHKRVPYYADITGFSLKSIERYIKILKDGGLIDFSEGATQTGGYYLTEKAKRIIEESRTG; the protein is encoded by the coding sequence ATGCCATTACATATCAATATTAAAGAGTTAATTGCAGGCAATACAGTAGAAGGAGACCGTATAGAATACAAGAAAGGCTGGAATCCCGGTGCTATCTATAGGAGTATCTGTGCCTTTGCTAATGACGTTGATGACATTGGTGGCGGTTATATTATTATAGGTATAGAGGAAAAAAATGGCAGACCCTTACGTCCGGTTCATGGGATTGAAGATAACCAGATTGATACCATACAGAAAGATATGATTGGGTTCAATAATCTTATTAACCCGACGTATTATCCTAAGATTAGTATTGAAGAGATTGATGGCAAAAAGATTATCGTAATATGGGCGCTCAGCGGTACCAGCAGGCCTTATGAAGTGCCAGAGGAAATAAAGGCCAAAGAAAAAAAGTATGCTTATTATATCCGCTCAGGCTCGAGTACTGTTAAAGCCAACAAACAGCAACGTGAGGAACTTATTGCTATGGCAAATAAAATCCCTTTTGACGATAGAGCAAATACCACTGCAGATGTTAAAGATATATCCTTTACACTTTTAAAGGAACACTTACGGTTAACAAACAGCAAATTATTTGATTGGGTAGATACACATAGCAAAGAGGATATATTATCACAGATGGCATTACTTTCCGGTCCACCAGAATTCTTGCACCCAAAAAATGTAGCCCTGATGTTGTTTACAGAAAGACCCGACGAATACTTTCCTGAAACAAGGGTAGAAATTGTACATTTTCCAAAAGGAGCGGATCATCCGGAATTTTTTGAGGCTCCATCAATTACCGGACCGGTACCACAGCTTATACGCCAAACGCTTTTGTACCTAAAAATAAATGTGTTGCGTGAGAAGATAACAAAAATTCCCGGGCAGGCAGAAGCGGTAAGAACCTGGAATTATCCATACGAAGCACTTGAAGAGGTCATCGCTAATGCCTTATACCACAGGGATTACCAAACAAGAGAGCCTGTTGAAATTAGGATATATCCAAACCAGATTATTATTTTAAACTACGGAGGACCAGACAGAAGCATTAAAATGTCGGCTTTTAACACTGGCCTGATATTGCCAAGAAGATACCGAAACCGTAGGTTGGGAGACTTCCTAAAGGAATTGGAATTAACAGAAGGTAAAGCAACAGGCATACCCACTATTAAGAGGGCTATGATAAATAACGGTTCATCAGCACCCTTGTTTGATACAGATGAGGACAGAAGCTATTTTATGGTAGCGCTACATATACACCCGGATTTTTCAATAAATCTTTTTGAGAAAGATATTACGGATGGAGATAATGGTATGGCTAAAAGGACAATTGAGGGAGCAATTGAGGGAGCAATTGAGGGAGCAATTGAGGGAGCGGCAAATAGCAGGGTAAAGAACAAACTGGTAATATTACTAAAAACCATTTTTGAGAATGAACATAAACGAGTTCCCTACTATGCTGATATAACCGGATTTTCATTAAAAAGCATCGAGAGATATATAAAAATACTTAAGGATGGTGGGTTAATAGACTTTAGTGAGGGTGCAACCCAAACAGGAGGTTACTATTTAACAGAAAAGGCTAAAAGAATAATTGAGGAGAGTAGAACGGGATGA
- a CDS encoding HNH endonuclease signature motif containing protein, producing the protein MDKKEYLNFSIKNQLTPRCPIINICQRKAYTVYFFSYLNEGYSNIGGWEELLDRNGEFSDEYFKNKIEIQGEFPTIMKGYKNWFFTNTCPEVCLFKGEHTPVGFDNRACTSGSWDNDNGINENRIFEEKHYFECAEFSKFLDNNKFSKNINQSKKIRKKIPQEVKVRAQLQKEIDSKCPFCKNDDVGHFQIHHIDGDPANNIMDNLLLLCPICHSKITKGDISFSNVKEIKDLLLIK; encoded by the coding sequence ATGGATAAGAAAGAGTACTTAAATTTCAGTATTAAAAATCAACTTACGCCTCGTTGTCCAATAATAAATATATGTCAAAGAAAAGCATATACAGTTTATTTCTTTTCATATTTAAATGAAGGATATTCAAATATTGGTGGCTGGGAAGAATTACTTGATAGAAACGGTGAATTCTCTGATGAATATTTTAAAAATAAAATTGAAATTCAAGGGGAATTTCCTACGATTATGAAAGGGTACAAGAATTGGTTTTTTACTAATACTTGTCCTGAGGTTTGTTTATTTAAAGGGGAACATACACCTGTTGGATTTGATAATAGAGCTTGCACAAGTGGAAGCTGGGATAACGATAATGGAATTAATGAAAATCGAATCTTTGAGGAGAAACATTATTTCGAATGTGCTGAATTCTCCAAATTTTTAGATAACAATAAATTTTCAAAGAATATCAACCAGTCTAAAAAAATTAGAAAGAAGATTCCTCAAGAGGTAAAAGTCAGGGCACAACTTCAGAAAGAGATTGATTCTAAATGCCCCTTTTGTAAGAATGATGATGTTGGACATTTTCAAATTCATCATATAGACGGAGATCCTGCTAACAATATAATGGATAATCTTTTACTATTGTGCCCCATATGTCATTCTAAAATAACTAAAGGAGATATTAGTTTCTCAAATGTCAAGGAAATAAAGGATTTATTGTTGATAAAGTAA
- a CDS encoding KTSC domain-containing protein — translation MELEWQEIGYDSKDMERIAHDGVNMYVEFLTGRCYKYPNLPYEIFQRILNKEVISKSEGKPSYGATLHQLVIKGGYKGEQYK, via the coding sequence ATGGAATTAGAATGGCAAGAAATTGGGTACGACTCAAAAGATATGGAAAGAATTGCCCATGATGGAGTGAATATGTACGTGGAATTTTTAACAGGCAGATGTTATAAATATCCTAACTTACCTTATGAAATATTTCAAAGAATTTTGAATAAAGAAGTCATAAGTAAAAGTGAAGGAAAACCATCGTATGGTGCTACGTTACACCAATTAGTAATTAAAGGAGGATATAAAGGTGAGCAATATAAATAA